Proteins encoded within one genomic window of Actinoplanes octamycinicus:
- a CDS encoding CATRA conflict system CASPASE/TPR repeat-associated protein — MTTSELVEQELVAHLYAPLDGPDAATALRWIGRFWERCRTQLGMTDPILGADLAAGLPADPAAEPEGALAGLQDPAVRFQVIARREHDVLNLSFAIASPAAVVRDRPRIGAAVPPGWHEYTRWWDKLGGAEPSGLLGGALVYLAKAADPAAAEVRAAVPSRPDDGAGWWSRRGALDDFAAWETTPAGSRPDRRLVLIGAMDQDEPLSRFAWSDGGTALPPLGRYLMHATKLRYQARVLDAGQLRQLRSRLTGRVAEIRDRLRAGGPGEPVDLAAFAADEAELAAALGGLRRMRQSVRIARANMDRSLPVPLPADAEVAEWLTGRIDDDVEYLDATREEAERVEKLVPAQWAPDTAAKPDVEYRVGFGIDVVDYSSRSAPRRREVQRRVAGLVEQVITGLGLPLHDTDRQDAGDGMMVVLPASVPAHLALPKLLHGWRAAMRADNAAHPADRIRLRLSVGSGPFAVAAIGFSDNTIISIGRLLDSSALREAVAAHPDADVVALVTDRTHEDVVGEGYDGLTEDEFRSVDVRVKTFDRKAWLWTGGAGRPAAPAVVAEPEPVRREIFVVHGRDTPASAAVFGLLRSLDLRPLDWEEVVGRTGKPTPYREEVVRAGFAIGPASLVLLTPDDVNGTHPDTLIRAGRALALYPDQTIVVQIGAAGRVTELDGREIVRLDGDSRADREVFVQRVAQRLRIAGFPIDTSGADWLDPARFAGLWGKSPT; from the coding sequence GTGACGACCAGCGAGCTCGTTGAGCAGGAGCTCGTCGCGCACCTCTACGCGCCGCTGGACGGGCCGGACGCCGCCACCGCGCTGCGCTGGATCGGCCGGTTCTGGGAGCGGTGCCGTACCCAACTGGGCATGACCGACCCGATCCTCGGCGCGGACCTGGCCGCCGGACTGCCCGCCGACCCGGCGGCCGAGCCGGAGGGCGCCCTGGCCGGCCTGCAGGATCCCGCGGTGCGCTTCCAGGTGATCGCCCGCCGCGAGCACGACGTCCTGAACCTCTCCTTCGCGATCGCCTCCCCGGCGGCGGTGGTGCGTGACCGGCCCCGGATCGGCGCCGCCGTCCCGCCCGGCTGGCACGAGTACACCCGATGGTGGGACAAGCTCGGCGGCGCCGAGCCGTCCGGGCTGCTCGGCGGCGCGCTGGTCTACCTGGCCAAGGCCGCCGACCCGGCGGCCGCCGAGGTGCGCGCGGCGGTGCCGAGCCGGCCGGACGACGGCGCCGGCTGGTGGTCGCGGCGGGGCGCGCTGGACGACTTCGCCGCCTGGGAGACCACGCCGGCCGGCAGCCGTCCGGACCGGCGGCTGGTGCTGATCGGCGCGATGGACCAGGACGAGCCGCTGAGCCGGTTCGCCTGGAGCGACGGCGGCACCGCGCTGCCGCCGCTGGGCCGCTACCTGATGCACGCCACCAAGCTGCGCTACCAGGCCCGGGTGCTGGACGCCGGGCAGCTTCGGCAGCTGCGGTCCCGGCTGACCGGCCGGGTCGCCGAGATCCGCGACCGGTTGCGCGCCGGGGGACCGGGCGAGCCGGTCGACCTCGCCGCGTTCGCCGCCGACGAGGCGGAGCTGGCCGCCGCGCTGGGCGGCCTGCGCCGGATGCGGCAGAGCGTGCGGATCGCCCGGGCCAACATGGACCGGTCGCTGCCCGTGCCGTTGCCGGCCGACGCCGAGGTCGCCGAGTGGCTGACCGGCCGGATCGACGACGACGTCGAATACCTGGACGCCACCCGGGAGGAGGCGGAACGGGTGGAGAAGCTGGTGCCGGCGCAGTGGGCGCCGGACACCGCGGCCAAGCCCGACGTCGAGTACCGGGTCGGCTTCGGCATCGACGTGGTGGACTACAGCTCCCGGTCCGCGCCGCGCCGCCGCGAGGTGCAGCGGCGCGTCGCCGGCCTGGTCGAGCAGGTGATCACCGGCCTCGGCCTGCCTCTGCACGACACCGACCGGCAGGACGCCGGCGACGGCATGATGGTGGTGCTTCCGGCGAGCGTGCCGGCCCACCTCGCGCTGCCGAAACTGCTGCACGGCTGGCGGGCGGCGATGCGCGCGGACAACGCGGCGCACCCGGCCGACCGGATCCGGCTGCGGCTGTCGGTCGGCTCCGGGCCGTTCGCGGTCGCCGCGATCGGCTTCAGCGACAACACCATCATCAGCATCGGCCGGCTGCTGGACAGCTCGGCGCTGCGCGAGGCGGTCGCCGCGCACCCGGACGCCGACGTGGTCGCGCTGGTCACCGACCGGACCCACGAGGACGTGGTGGGGGAGGGCTACGACGGGCTGACCGAGGACGAGTTCCGCAGCGTCGACGTGCGGGTCAAGACGTTCGACCGGAAGGCCTGGCTGTGGACCGGCGGCGCCGGTCGCCCGGCGGCTCCGGCCGTGGTGGCCGAGCCGGAACCGGTCCGGCGGGAGATCTTCGTGGTGCACGGGCGGGACACCCCGGCCAGCGCGGCCGTCTTCGGGCTGCTGCGCTCGCTCGACCTGCGTCCGCTGGACTGGGAGGAGGTGGTCGGCCGGACCGGGAAGCCGACGCCGTACCGGGAGGAAGTGGTCCGGGCCGGCTTCGCGATCGGCCCGGCGTCGCTGGTGCTGCTCACCCCGGACGACGTCAACGGCACCCATCCGGACACGCTGATCCGGGCCGGGCGGGCGCTGGCGTTGTACCCGGACCAGACGATCGTGGTGCAGATCGGCGCGGCCGGGCGGGTCACCGAGCTGGACGGACGGGAGATCGTCCGGCTGGACGGCGACTCCCGCGCGGACCGGGAGGTCTTCGTGCAGCGGGTGGCGCAGCGGCTGCGGATCGCCGGGTTCCCGATCGACACCTCCGGCGCCGACTGGCTCGACCCGGCCCGCTTCGCCGGCCTCTGGGGGAAATCCCCCACCTGA
- a CDS encoding CATRA system-associated protein — MDLPKHWDAESVAEAVDLLSDLVLYTLVPERWERVSEVLRRVGTALDTGDLDELRDATADLEIYGPERILRIGSTDKVGIPPRVLERRNELVHRLTGEPTPASVSRTEPEVGRDDQRAR; from the coding sequence ATGGACCTCCCGAAGCACTGGGACGCCGAGTCCGTGGCCGAAGCCGTCGACCTGCTGTCCGACCTGGTCCTCTACACCCTGGTGCCGGAACGCTGGGAGCGGGTGTCCGAGGTCCTCCGGCGGGTCGGTACCGCGCTCGACACCGGCGATCTGGACGAGTTGCGGGACGCGACGGCGGACCTGGAGATCTACGGGCCGGAGCGGATCCTCCGGATCGGCAGCACCGACAAGGTCGGCATCCCGCCGCGGGTGCTGGAGCGGCGCAACGAGCTGGTGCACCGGCTGACCGGCGAGCCGACGCCGGCCTCGGTGTCCCGCACCGAGCCGGAGGTGGGTCGTGACGACCAGCGAGCTCGTTGA
- a CDS encoding serine hydrolase domain-containing protein, translating to MAIVMAGVLVPAPAVAHPGTAAVLRHGVDDLHGLGITGVQGLVRDGGRAVAASSGAAPVDGYFRIGSVTKTFVAVALLQLAGEGRIGLDDPVDRWLPGVVDGNGNDGRRVTVRHLLQQTSGLYDPTFDLTVWQSADGFAAHRFDHYAEKDLVATAMRHAPLFPAGTRWSYSNTNYLVAGMLLERVTGRPWQAAVRSRILAPLRLTHTFYPGDRVSLPRPHAEASKQFAPGGPLVGTTEFNPTVTGAAGGLVSTPADLAGFWQALERGRLLPPGQLAELHRTVPADDFQALRPGIRYGLGVMWIPNRCGGAWAHLGSMPGMSTLAAAGPGGRRSTVLYLATELADPDRDRAVVQRQLTLLDDLICQSR from the coding sequence GTGGCGATCGTGATGGCCGGGGTGCTGGTGCCGGCGCCCGCGGTGGCTCACCCGGGGACCGCCGCGGTGTTGCGGCACGGGGTGGACGACCTGCACGGCCTCGGCATCACCGGGGTGCAGGGGCTGGTCCGGGACGGCGGCCGGGCGGTCGCGGCCAGCAGCGGCGCGGCGCCGGTCGACGGGTATTTCCGGATCGGCAGCGTGACGAAGACCTTCGTGGCGGTGGCGTTGCTGCAGCTCGCCGGGGAGGGCCGGATCGGCCTGGACGATCCGGTCGACCGCTGGCTGCCCGGGGTGGTGGACGGCAACGGCAACGACGGCCGGCGGGTCACCGTGCGGCACCTGCTGCAGCAGACCAGCGGTCTCTACGACCCCACTTTCGACCTGACCGTCTGGCAGTCGGCCGACGGGTTCGCGGCGCACCGCTTCGACCACTACGCCGAGAAGGACCTGGTGGCGACCGCGATGCGGCACGCGCCACTGTTCCCGGCTGGCACCCGGTGGAGCTATTCGAACACCAACTACCTGGTCGCCGGGATGCTGCTGGAGCGGGTCACCGGGCGCCCGTGGCAGGCCGCGGTGCGGTCCCGGATCCTCGCGCCGCTGCGGCTGACCCACACGTTCTACCCCGGCGACCGGGTGAGCCTGCCGCGGCCGCACGCCGAGGCGAGCAAGCAGTTCGCGCCGGGCGGGCCGCTGGTCGGCACGACCGAGTTCAACCCGACGGTGACCGGCGCGGCCGGCGGCCTGGTCAGCACCCCGGCCGATCTGGCCGGCTTCTGGCAGGCGCTGGAGCGGGGCCGGCTGCTGCCGCCGGGACAGCTGGCCGAGCTGCACCGGACCGTGCCGGCCGACGACTTCCAGGCGCTGCGGCCCGGCATCCGTTACGGGCTCGGCGTGATGTGGATCCCGAACCGGTGCGGCGGCGCGTGGGCGCACCTCGGCTCGATGCCCGGGATGAGCACGCTCGCCGCGGCGGGTCCGGGCGGGCGCCGCTCGACGGTGCTCTACCTGGCCACCGAGCTGGCCGACCCGGACCGGGACCGGGCGGTCGTCCAGCGGCAGCTGACCCTGCTCGACGACCTGATCTGTCAGAGCAGGTAG
- a CDS encoding response regulator transcription factor, with product MSARVVIAEDAVLFRAGLTRLIEDHGHRVCAAVGDGAALLAAVAEHQPDVVVVDIRMPPTHTDEGLRAALEIRGRHPGTGVLVLSQYIETRYTARLLRGNAAGAGYLLKERVADVAEFAEALERVAAGGTALDPEVVGQLLRAGRRAEGLAALTARERHVLALMAEGRSNAGIAAALVVTGGTVEKHVAAIFDKLGLPQAEADNRRVLAVLRHLGSDDGG from the coding sequence GTGAGCGCCCGGGTGGTGATCGCCGAGGACGCGGTCCTGTTCCGGGCCGGCCTGACCCGGCTGATCGAGGACCACGGCCACCGGGTGTGCGCCGCCGTGGGCGACGGGGCGGCGCTGCTCGCCGCGGTCGCCGAGCACCAGCCCGACGTCGTGGTGGTCGACATCCGGATGCCGCCGACCCACACCGACGAGGGTTTGCGCGCCGCGCTGGAGATCCGCGGCCGGCACCCGGGCACCGGGGTGCTGGTGCTCTCCCAGTACATCGAGACGCGCTACACGGCCCGGCTGCTGCGGGGCAACGCGGCCGGCGCCGGCTACCTGCTGAAGGAACGGGTGGCCGACGTCGCCGAGTTCGCCGAGGCGCTGGAGCGGGTCGCCGCGGGCGGCACCGCGCTCGACCCCGAGGTCGTCGGCCAGTTGCTGCGCGCCGGCCGCCGCGCGGAGGGCCTGGCCGCGCTCACCGCCCGCGAGCGGCACGTGCTCGCCCTGATGGCCGAGGGCCGCTCGAACGCCGGCATCGCGGCTGCCCTGGTGGTCACCGGCGGCACGGTGGAGAAGCACGTGGCCGCCATCTTCGACAAACTCGGCCTCCCTCAGGCCGAAGCCGACAACCGCCGCGTCCTCGCGGTCCTGCGCCACCTGGGCTCGGACGACGGGGGATAA
- a CDS encoding sensor histidine kinase, translating to MSIPSPVRCGPVRQPFRYARELLFCLAASPFAVLNPVVFLVVAVDLTWWAAEGGRGGNPSPAVLAVAAAGTGLAVVLLVSTGAAHRLGAPQRRLAARLLGTRVTAPPPARHHAGDGAAWRIVAYQCVKLPIGLLELYAAYFWIGGLVNLGYPLLWGAFRNHPPGARLDPLPVYTPFGLFGEGTFQVTTLPGTFTAAAAGAAMLLAAPWVTRAVTRADARLIRGLLGPGRLAQRVHALEHSRALAVDDSAALLRRLERDLHDGAQIRLATLAMNLGMARRKLGDHGDVPDPAAARELVDAALRGAKEVLAELRGLARGLHPPVLDSGLGDALASLAADSAIPVELRVGVPVRPTPAIETIAYFCAAELLANAVKHSSASRIVVRASGARDVLRLSVADDGAGGADPARGTGLSGLTQRVAVVDGRFTIASPPGGPTTATVELPMHA from the coding sequence GTGAGCATTCCGTCTCCGGTCCGCTGTGGTCCGGTCCGACAACCCTTCCGGTACGCCCGTGAGCTGCTGTTCTGCCTGGCGGCGTCGCCGTTCGCGGTGCTCAACCCGGTGGTGTTCCTGGTCGTCGCGGTGGATCTCACGTGGTGGGCTGCCGAGGGCGGCCGCGGCGGCAACCCGTCCCCGGCGGTCCTGGCCGTCGCGGCCGCCGGCACCGGACTGGCGGTCGTGCTGCTCGTGTCGACCGGCGCGGCGCACCGCCTCGGCGCGCCGCAGCGCCGGCTGGCGGCCCGGCTGCTCGGGACCCGGGTGACGGCGCCCCCGCCGGCCCGGCACCACGCCGGTGACGGGGCCGCCTGGCGGATCGTCGCCTACCAGTGCGTCAAGCTGCCGATCGGCCTGCTCGAGCTGTACGCCGCCTACTTCTGGATCGGCGGCCTGGTCAACCTCGGCTATCCGCTGCTGTGGGGCGCCTTCCGCAACCACCCGCCCGGCGCCCGGCTGGACCCGCTGCCGGTCTACACGCCGTTCGGGCTGTTCGGCGAGGGCACGTTCCAGGTCACCACGCTGCCCGGGACTTTCACCGCGGCGGCGGCCGGCGCGGCCATGCTGCTCGCCGCGCCGTGGGTGACCCGGGCGGTCACCCGGGCCGACGCCCGGCTGATCCGCGGTCTGCTCGGGCCCGGCCGGCTGGCCCAGCGGGTGCACGCCCTGGAGCACAGCCGGGCGCTGGCCGTCGACGACTCCGCCGCCCTGCTGCGGCGCCTGGAACGGGATCTGCACGACGGCGCGCAGATCCGGCTGGCCACCCTCGCGATGAACCTCGGGATGGCCCGCCGCAAGCTCGGCGACCACGGCGACGTCCCGGACCCGGCCGCGGCCCGCGAACTGGTCGACGCGGCGCTGCGTGGTGCCAAGGAGGTGCTCGCCGAGCTGCGCGGCCTGGCCCGCGGCCTGCACCCGCCGGTGCTCGACTCCGGGCTGGGCGACGCGCTCGCCTCGCTGGCCGCGGACAGCGCGATCCCGGTCGAGCTGCGGGTCGGCGTCCCGGTCCGGCCCACCCCGGCGATCGAGACCATCGCCTACTTCTGCGCCGCCGAGCTGCTGGCCAACGCGGTCAAGCACAGCTCGGCGAGCCGGATCGTGGTCCGCGCCTCGGGCGCCCGCGACGTGCTGCGGCTCAGCGTCGCCGACGACGGCGCCGGCGGCGCCGACCCGGCGCGGGGCACCGGCCTGTCCGGGCTCACCCAGCGGGTCGCGGTGGTGGACGGCCGGTTCACCATCGCCAGCCCGCCCGGCGGCCCGACCACCGCCACCGTCGAACTGCCGATGCACGCGTGA